One Thermoanaerobacter kivui genomic window, TTTTTGAAATCTATACCTCCTGTTGCTACTTCATATTGACGATAAATAGATTTATAAGTAAGATGTTTATTAATTTCTTCTATACTTTGCTTAATAAACTCCTCTTTATCAATGTTTACATGGTAAATTGTTCTTTTGTTTATTCGTTCACGTAATTCTGCTAAAAGCTTTTGAAATTCTTTTTCCGTTACAAAACTGTGGTATCCATTTTCTACAGGTTCTTCATCACCATTTTTAATCTCAATTCGTTTACTACCTTTTGCTTTCATATTTTCTATAAATTTCTCTTTAATAGCTTCCTGATACGGTTGTAAAATTGCATTTGTAAACTCATGATATATTATCTCTGCTGCATCTTTCGTTAGTTGGTTAGTTTTAGCATTAATAATTCCAGCATTAATAAGTTCAGTCCTAAAAGCTTCTACGGTATCTGCTACAAGAAATTCCTCTGGCATCCCTGCATCTGCCAATGTTTGGTAAATAACTTCAAAAGTAACTTCTTCCTGATCTAATCCTTCCTCCAATCTAAAATCTTTTTGCAAGGCTTCAGCGAAGTGATCGTAATAGTCATTGGCAATTACAGTCAAAACATTTATTTCACTGTCAAAACATCGGTTTCCATAAATATCCACTGGCAGTCGCAAGCCTCGTCCTATTTCTTGTTTTTTAGCGATTTCCGAACTTCCTTTTTTTAATGTACACAGTTGAAAAACATTAGGGTTATCCCAGCCTTCTCTTAAAGCTGAATGGGAAAAAATAAATGCCAATGGTTCATCAAAAGAAATTAGTTCATCCTTTTTCTCTAAAATAAGTTGTATTCCACGTTCAATATCTTCCTGAGATTTAGCTTTTACCTCCAGTTCATCTTTCCCCCAGTCCCAATCTTCTATTTCAGTTTCATTATTTTTCTTATCCCGTGCAAAATAACCTTCTCTTACCTTTTGCACATTTTTGTATTCAGGAAATAAATCAGGATATTTTTTAAAAAGTTCATTATATCTTGGATCTTTAATTACTTTCTCATATTCCTCATCAAAAATGCGGGCATAAATTCCTCGACCGTCAGGTGCTTCACTATCTCTAAAATTTTTAACCCGATCTATAAAGAAAAGTGATAAAACTTTGATTTTATAGCCTTTTTCTAAAATTTTTAGTTGCTTTGTTAAATGCGTTTGTATAGTTAAACGGATTAATATTCTGATTAAGTCCAGTTCATCTAAGTTATAATTATTTTCTCCTTCTTTTAATATTAAGATACCTTCCTTATAACCAATTTTCAATCCGTTAATTTTGTGCGGGTCTTCCAATACAATCATATCTTTATATTGGGATAATTCTCCGGATAATTCATAAAGGCTTACCCCTTTTTGCACATTGAAGGTACGTAATTTAACTTGCCCGCCCGGTTCACGATAGAAAATTTCAATTTTTGCTTTTAAGTCCCGGGTAAATTCTATATAACGAACATAAGGGTAGTCTTTACTGATATTGCCATAAACAGTTTTAACCTCAATTTTCTTTACTAAATCCTGTTTATAAGCCTGGTACGAATCAAGTTTATATACTTGATGGTAAAGCTTTTTATGAGTTGCTGAATACCTTAAAATGAATAGCGGATCCAATTCTTCAATAGCCTTTAAAGAAGCACTTTTCTTTTTCCCATTTCCTTCAAGTCGCTGTGGTTCATCTATAATGACAATTGGTTTAGTATATTTTATTAGGTCCCACAAAACTCGCCCTCTTTCATCTTCTCTGCGAATTTTATTGCTGTCTTTATTAAATGCCTGTATATTCATAATTACAATGCGTAAATCCCTAGCTTCCACAAAGTCCATTAACTTATTTAAGTTATTTGAATCATAAACGAAAGCATAATTTGAAATGTCAAGGTCATAAAGGGTTTTTAAATGTTCTTTCAAAATTTCAATATTTTTTTCTACTCCTTTACGAATGGCCACTGTAGGCACTACAATTATAAACTTTAAAAAATTATAATTTTTATAGAGCTCCAAAATAGTCCGCAAATATACGTAAGTTTTGCCAGTACCTGTTTCCATCTCTACAGAAAAATTATATATAGGCTGTAAATCAGTAGAGGGAAAGAGCATGTTCTGAGTTTGTATTTCTCGTAAATTTTCTAGAATAACATTTCTTCCTATGTCCAATCTATTCCTTATAATTTCCTCAGATATACGTCCTATATGTCGGGTTTTCCCACGATAAATTACATCCCCCAGCTCCCGATCTTGTCCTCTAAAGAGGGCTACAACTGAGTTGATAGCTTTCTTTTGGTATTCTAAATTATCATCAAAGTTAAATATAACTTTCCTTGTCATTTAGCCCACTCCTTAAATAAACTCTACTCTGTAAGTCTGGTCTTTTCCCTGGTTAAAAAGCTTTATTTGTGTATCAAGTCTGTGCAAAATATTTAACTTCAAAGAAATATCATCATCAAAAGCACTATCTCTAAAAATAATTTTTATCGGTTTTGGTTCTAAAGAAGCTATTTTATCCACAATATCACTGGTAATCGTTTCTTCAAGACATACTACTACACTATCGGCAAACATATATGTTCGATTCCCTATATTGGTAAGTTTTTCAATTTTAGATGTAAGTGGGAAATCTCTGTGACGTAGCATAATCTCATAAACTACATCAATATCAGTAAAGCCAGGATTAAAGTCTAAAGCATCCTTAACAGAAAGAGCGCTTTCGCTTAAAGTAATCTGCTCACCGTCAAAAACCTCATCATTCCATCGAATATTTGTTTCAGCTACCTTAAAAACTTTAAAACCAATATCAAGGTCATCAATCCACTCCTTATCTTTAAATTCTTCTTTAATCTTTTCTCCAGCCCTACGAATCCTTTCTTTACCAATATCGGCAATAGTTTTAAAGCCGGCTTTATAAGCTTCTGATTCTTCATCTACCTTTTCAGGAAGTTGCACCATTATAAATTTTCGTTTACCACCATCTTCTGCATTAAGCTGCATAACTGCATGAGCTGTGGTAGCTGAGCCAGAGAAAAAGTCTAAAATTATAGAGTCATAGTCAAATGCGGTTGCTATTTTGATTAAGTATTTTATTAAACTGGATGGTTTTGGAAAGTTAAATAATTTAACCCCAAATAATTCTTTAATTTCCTTTGTTCCATCTTCTGTTAACCCTACTCCATCAGGCAAAAGTGTACTTACTGCCTTGTAACCAAATTTTTCTCCTGCTTTTTCTTCATCTTCGTCTTTAAAATATCTTAAAACCGGTTTTGATATTCTTAGAAAATCATAATCGCCAGGGAATACTATTTTGTTTTCTTTATAATATTTTTTGAAAGTATCCTTTGTTACCCTCCAAACATTATTTGGATCAGCAGGATATTCTTCACCTGTTTTGGGATTTATTATAGTAAAATAGCTATTTGGCCGTTCACTTGCACTTTTTTGTTGAGTTAAGTCGTGAATTCTCCACGGTCTGCCATTAAAGTCAGGCGTTTCATAGTATTTTCTTTTTCTTTCAATACCCGCAACAAACAATTCACTTTTTGCATAACATAATATCCACTCATAGTCTTGCGATATTCCAAAAGGTACATCCGATTTTGCTGTTCTTTTTCTCCATGGAAAACAAGCAATAAAATTTTTTTCCCCAAATATTTCGTTCGCCAACAACTTAAGATTATCCACTTCATTATCATCAATACTAATAAAAATGACTCCATCATCGGAAAGCAAATCCTTAGCTACTTTTAAGCGTGGATACATCATATTCAACCAGTTGGAATGGAAGCGTGCAGAACTTCTCTGGTTTTTAATTAATCGTTCACCGTTTTCATCCAGTTCTCCTTCTTCCTTATCACTTTCTTCTTTTAATTTTTTGAAATCATCTTTATAAATAAAATCATTGCCAGTATTATAAGGTGGATCTATGTAAATCATCTTTATTTTGCCATAATACGAATTTCTGAGAAGTTTTAAAACTTCCAAGTTATCTCCTTCTATATAAAGATTTTCTGTAGTGTCCGGATTTTTGCTCTCTTCAGGTACATACTTTAAGGTTTTTCCAACTACATCGGTTAAGGCAAGCTGTTTAGCTAATGTCTTCCCTGGCCAGGTAAGCTCATATTTTTCCTTTCCTACCTCTTCAACTTGGCCAAGTTCCTGTTTTAGTGCTTCAAAATCTACCTGGCCATCTTTTACAACAGTAGGAAATAATTCAGCAAGCTTTTTGATATTATCTTGGACTGGATTAAATATTTCCTTTGACACTTTATTTTCCATTTTATTGCCCCTCCTAAATAGCAATTATTTCATTTAACCTTAAAAAACTACTTTTTATTTTTGAATTAAGGCTTGCTTTTTCTGCTAATGTGATCGACTTGCTCAGATGATTTTGAAGATTTATGATTTTCTTTAAAAGAGTCCTTATTTTATTCATTTTTTCGATATCATAGAAGATATTGGTATCTAATGCCCTTAAAGCTCCGGTCCACAAATGTTTATAGGTAATAAGATAAGCTTTAGTTATAATTTCTGTGTAAAATGTGAGCTTGTTAGCAGTGTTTAATATTTTAGTAAAAGCTAAATATCGATCAAGTAATGTTGCATTTTCATCTGGGAAAAATAAAGAACTTCTCTGAGTAAAAATTATATCATCTATGACAATTTCCTGCGAATCAATTTTACTTAATCTTTTTAAAGCAAAACAGTACAGGTAATTGCCTTTATTATCAATAAACCGTAACACCGCAGGAGGTTTAACTGTTTTTTGTAAAATTCCGCCAATAAAATTAGAATACTTTAAGTCATTAGCTTTTATATCAAAATAAAGAATAGCTTGATAGTTATAATCATTGTTTATTAATGACGGTATTTCTTCTCCAATTATTTGGTGAGTTAAAGTTATTCCTTTAACATCTTCTTTAAATTTTTGTTTCTCTTGTTTTGTTAGTTCCCCGGTTAAAAAGGTTTTTATATCGAAATTTTTATCAATCTTATATCTCTCAGGTACTCCAAGCATTTACATCACCACAAGAAAGGATACTAACTCAAAATCATCAGCACTTGTATGGGCAAATTCATTTTCGTAGCCACCAAAGTCAAAAATACTTGTTTCAGCTTTTCTTTCTTCCTCACCTTTAATACTATCAATTGCCTTATTCAAAAGATTTGAATAAAAGCTCATATCAGTTGCATTTTTAGTTTGCTGATTAAACAAATCAATTAGTTCGGTATTTGGTTTATTTTTCCCATAAGAAAGCTTTCTAAATTGCATTAAAGTCTCTCGTGAACTACCGCTTCCAAAATATATTTCACCGTCATGGGTAACATAAATTAAGTAATAGGGGTAAAGAGAACTATTACTTTCAGGCTTAGTATTATCTTCAAGATGCCTAAAGCAAAAGATACAACCTGGTTTTTCCCCTTTAACCACAGAATAAATTCCTCTCGGTACTCTTTTTATTTCAGGATGACTACGCACATACATGGACAACTCATATAGGTAATCGTTCATATTTAGGTCTGTTATAGAAATATTATCTGATAATTCATCAATATCAACTATTTCATTTTGCAATCGTTCCAATTGCTTTTTACGAAAGTCGAAGTCATTTAAATCTGGATTTAATATATCATCTTCTCCGGTTGCAGTCAAATTTACCGCCAGCATTTTTTGTTTGACACGGTATTCTAATTGAAGATATTCATTTAGTTCTAAATTCGGGAAAAAATTTATCATAGCTATTCGTTCATTTTTGCTTCCAATCCTATCAATACGACCAAAGCGTTGAATTAAAATAACTGGATTCCATTGAATATCATAATTTACCACGCAATCAGCATCTTGAAGGTTTTGTCCTTCGGAAATACAATCAGTAGCAATAAGAATATCTATTTGTTCATTTTCGGGTAATTTTCTCCCTAATTTAGAATTGGGAGAGAAATAAGATAGTATAGTATTAAATTCTTTAGAAATATTTAGCGTTGTTTTAGGTTCGCCTGTCCCAGTTACAAGCGCGGTATGAATTCCATGTTTTTTCATTTCTTGTGCAATAGTATCATAAAGATAATATGCGGTATCAGCAAAAGCAGTAAAAATTAATACTTTTTTATTGCCTGGATTATAAGGTATCTTAGTTATTTTTTCTTCTAAAAAGTTTAATAAAGTTTTTAATTTTTCATCTCTCTGTTCTTGCAGAACAATATCAACACTTTTCAATAATTCTTCTATTTTCCCTTTATCGTGATATAAGTCAGCCAAATATATTCCTTTCATTAAATGATTAACATTTATTTCATACTTATAATCCAATAATAATTCTTCATCGTCATCTGATTCTTCAAATTCTACTTCTAAATCTTCACTACTTTTTTCAAGCAATTCTATATATCTATCAATTCTCTGAAGAAGACGTTGTAAAGTCTCCCTAAAAGCATAAACAGAGCTTTCTAATCTTTTAAATAAATTGAATCGGTGTAGTACGGAAACAAAATATTCTCTTTCTTCATGATTAAATAGCACTCTATCACCACGAACTGTTTGGAATTTTTCTACATAATATTGCTTGTATTCAGGTTTAATGTATTTCATAGGTTGATAAACTGCAAGTGTTAACATATCAAGCTTTTCATCTGTATCATAAAATTTTAGTAATTCTCCTTTGCTATCAATTTCTGGTTTATAAGTTTTTGGTAGAAGTTTTTCAGGAAAACTACCTATTTCATCATTGCCATAATACATAGTGATATGCTTACGACTTCTCGAAATTGTAACCATTTCAAGAAGTTTAAAAAATTCTGATGGAAGATTATCCAATAAATCCTTTTTATTTCTATTCGGCTCTTTAATCCAATCATTTATTACTTTTTGCGCTTTTTTTAATACCCCTTCAATGCTTGAAATACCATCTTCCTTAAAAGCTTCGTCATTATCTATAGTAATTGTGCTCAACTGATTTTTTAAGTCATTTAGAGAATTGTTTACAGGTGTAGCTGTCAGCATTAAAACTTTTGTTCTAACCCCTTTTTTAATAATTTCATTTATCAATCTTCCATAACGTGAAAGTCTTTCTGGATTATTATTGCGATTTCTAAAGTTATGGGACTCATCGATAACAAGCAAATCATAATTTCCCCAATTTATTCTGGATAAATCAAGGCCGCTACGGGATCTCCCAAAACGACGACTTAAATCACTATGACAAAGAATATCAAATGCAAACCGATCTCTGGCAAAACGGTTATCTATGTAAGAATTTCTGAATGAATCCCAGTTATCATACAACTTCGCCGGTGTTAAAACTAAAACTCTATGTTGTCGTAACTCATAATATTTTATTATAGCTAATGCTTCAAAAGTTTTTCCAAGCCCTACGCTATCAGCAATAATGCAGCCATTATATTTTTCAATTTTGCGTATAGCAGAAACCACTGCATCTTTTTGAAATCGAAAAAGACTTTTCCAAATCTCAGTATCTTTAAAACCAATATGATCGCTTTCAAATCGCTCTATATCGGAATCTAATTGGTCTCCAAAAAGTTCATAAAGGGTAAAAAAATAAAGAAATTCCGGATCGTATTCTTTATAAATGAAATTAAGATTTTCCAAAAGTTGTTCCTTAAAATCTTCTGTATACCCCTTATTATTCCAAATAAATTCAAACCTTCTTTTAAGCTCTTTGACCTGTATCGAATCAGTAATTTCTATATTAAAATTCATTGGAACTATACCATTTTTCCTGGTTTTGCGGATAATTTCCAAAGAAGAATCCCCAAAAACTCCATAGTTTTCATCTATTAATATGAAATTGCTTTTTAAAAGCTCTTTCTTTTTTATCCTTTTTACATTCACGTGTTTTTCAATAAAATTATACATACTACGAGCTTTGCTTAGATGCCCCAATTTATTTTTTTCAACTATTTCATAGGAGTTAAAAAATATATTATCAGCAATTCTACCAATTTCAAATTCCCGAGAAATTTCTTTGCCAGTAGGAATATAAGTAGAATCTCTCAAAACAAGATTTATTTCTTTGACTTTTTCCATGTCGAATTGCAATTCACTAAAAACAGAAAGTGTTAATTTATCATTAACAATGTTTATTGTACTATTCTTTTTATTTTTAAGTATAGTTTTTATCCGTTGTATTAAAACATCATTGGAATTTATTACTTCAGCCATTCTCCTATCCCTCACCTTTTAGTAACCTATCATATATAATAACATACTGCATAATAATATTACATAAACCTCTATAAATCAAAAAATGTATTTTAGCGCGCCTTTCTACTTCTTTTAGTTTTTGTAGCAATTCGTCTATTAGAGAACCTTTTATCTCATCATAATCGTTACTAATTCTTTCAAATGGGGTCATATTGTCATTTTTTTAAATATGTAGCCGCCCATCCAATTCTATTATAAAAAATTTTAACACCACTTTCACGTCTTGAATTTACTTCTTCTTCTGTCAAGTTAAATACATTTTTAAGTTTTTCTTCTAACTCTTTATATTTGTGTATTTCACCATCAAAAAGAATTTTAAGTAAGGGTAACATAATCTCTTCATATGTAGGTATAGCCATTTTATCAACTCCCATGCAAAGCATCTTTATATATATTCAACAAAACTTTGCAAAATCCTTTAAAACTATATATGAAAATAAAAACAGGCAATATGCATTAATGGATGCCTGTTTTTATAGTATATAATTTTATAGTTAATCTATCTTTGTAAATTTGCCCTTAATAAACCGATATTTACCCAAATCAATTCCATTAAAGTTTAAAATTTTACTTCCTACATTTATAAAATAGGCTGCTTCTTGAACTCTTGGTATATTCTGTGTAAAATCAAATTCTGAAAGAAGTTTGAGTTCCCCCTTCAAATTTTATTTCATTAGAAAATTTGAAAAATTGTCTTAATGGAAAATTAGGTTTTATACTTGCTGTACCATTTCCAGTAATGTTCCATTCACTAAGTTTTTCTTCACTCATTTTTCAATTTTTGTGAATTCTAATTCACCAAAGCCATATTTTGTATCTCCAGCAATATAAACTTCAGAAAAAACATTTAATAAAAAATCATTATAATCTTTGTACCAAGTATTTAACCGTTGGTTTGAAAAAATAACAAATGCGAGTGTTTCCCTACACTAATTCTGTAACAGAAGGTTATAACAATAAAATTAAAGTACTAAGAAAGCTTGCATATGGCTACAAAATTTTTTATCGATTCAGGAAAAGGATACTATATTGCAATGCTTGATGCAATGCTATTTTTAGAGATTATGTGATAAGATTTATAGGTGGGCATTCAGAAAAAACACCCACCCCAACTATTTACAAAAAGCCAAATTTTAACTTTATGACTTTTTTAACTTTAGGAGTTTAGTCACTTCCTCATCTCTACCTAAAAAGTAATTTTCAATTACATTCCATCTTTCTTTATCAGATAAATCGCTACTCATAAATCCTATCAGCATTTTTATAAAATATAATAAAAGCAAGCAAAAACATTTTTTAGCATTCTTTAATTAAGTCTATTAATAATTTTTTAATATCTTCTAATACGTCACTGCGGACTTTGCCTATATACGCCTTAATTCGCCGAACATCCATTGCTCTGACTTGGTCAATTAATGCTATTGAATCTTGCGGAAGGCCTCCTTCTCCGGCAGGAATTTTTCTATATAATTTTGTATTGTGAGCCCACTCTCCACTTTGCGTTGTCAAAGGAATTACAATAGTAACAGGATATCGTGAATTTTCTTTTGGTGGCACTATAACAATAGCAGGCCTTATTCCCTCTTGCTCATGACCTTTGGGATTGTTCTTGGGGAAGACAAACAATAGTATATCTCCTGGTTGAATATGATTTGTCATTATTATTTGCCTCCCTCAACAATTAAGCCGATACCCGGAATATACTTAACTGGTTTCCCTTTCGGTAAACCATTAGTGCCCCAATCGTAGTCAGGTAGGTCAGCAAGGTCTGCATCTAACCAATCTCTATCTTCTTCATACATTTTTTCTTTTTCTTCCTTTAATTTAAGATATTCGATAAAATCAATAACTTCAGCAATTTTATCTTCCGGAAGCTTTTCAATAGCATCTATCACTTTCTTTTTTAATGTGTTATCCATACCTAACACCACCATTTTTTATTCTTCTTTTTATTATACAATTTTTTCTCTAAACTATAAATATCAAATCTCATCTAACCCCTATAAAATCTTGCTTTTTTATTTGTTTGGCTTGTGTTACCATTATTTAACCTGATTTTTGTTTTGAGCGGAGCGAAAATGAAAAATCTGTACCGAATTTACATATTCAAAATTTTAACATACTTTTCTATTTTTTAAAATATCCCTTTTTGTAGAAATTTCCTTAAATATACCCTGATCTTTTCATCATCCCAATTGGTTGTTTCTTTTAATCCTTTCTCAATAACTTTTAGATATTTTTCTGATGGACTTTGTATTTCATTGGTCCAACGTCCAGTTATTGTTTTGATTTTAACTCCATCTTTTTCACCAAGTTCCAAAATATGGTCATACCAGCTTTCGCCTTCTTGTTCCTGAATATCATAAAATTGCTCTACAGTTATTTTCCATAATCTAATAACAGAATAAAATTCGGGGTTTTTCTCTTTCTCACAAGATAAGAAGGCTACCCCTTTATTTTCCCATCTTGAAGAACTTTTTGCAAAATACAGCCGGTAAGGAACATACATCCATCCCATATCTACCGGTTCTGTTTTGTCCCTGCATCCTTCATACTTTTTGCCTTCATATACTCCGCCTTTTATATAGACTAGAAATCTTTCTCTAAGTAAATTTGAACCATATGCACCATAATAAATAACTTCGCTCATTTTGCTTTTTACCTCCCTACCTCCAAAGATTGTATATTTATATTTTCACTAATCCAAAAATTCCATTTGCAAAAGAAGTTTAGTCAATGATAAAAAACATCCAGTTAACTAGCTTCATATTGTTTTTCATCTATTTTTTATTAATTTTCCCTTAAAAAGTTGATGATTTTTTAATATATTTTTATCATCTATAATTATTTGACTACCTATATTCACAAAATAACCTGCATTTTCGACTTTGGGATTATTTTGGGTAAAATCAAATTCTGCAAGTAACTTAACCTCTCCTTCAAATCTCACTTCATGTGAAAACTCAAAAAAGTGCTTTAAAATTAAACTATTATCATTGTCATCTAAAAACAAATGACCATCCTCATCTAAATCCCATTTTTTAACTTCTTCAGGTGTGTTTCCTCCCTCGCTTTTTAGTTCATCAAGGGAAAATAATTCTAATTCACCAAAACCATATTTAGAATCTCCACCAATATATATCTTAAGAGAAATTTTTAAAAAGTCTTTAGCTTTTTCAATTACATCATCCTCGAACCCAATTAATCCTATCCAATAAAGTTGTTTCGAACTGCTTATATCCTGTTTTGATTTTGGCAGTATAAACTCAAATTCATGTAAGCTTTCATCTTTTGTACTTCTTAATAGTGGTTCTATAGCTGTTGATACAATAGTATCAACAAATTCAAATTTAAATTTTTCCTCAGGATAATCTCCAAGGTAAAAATCGCCTTTTTCATATTTAGGAAATAAAGGGTCAGTATTTGAACATCTAACTTTTTCACACTCTACAGCAGGATAAAAGTTTGTAATATGTTCAAATAATTTTTTAGCTCTTTCAATTTCACTAAACCCAATTGTCCTTAAAAATTGATTAGTTAAAGCGCCCCACATTGTCCAGCCAGGAATAAAAATTTCAGTTTCATTAATTACTCCCCACTTAACAGAGCCTATATGTATTGGCTGGTTTTGCTTAAAAATTAGTTTATACCATTTCATTTTTTTATTCCCCCATAGCCTTTGCATGGTATCGGGCATAGATTAGAGCTTTTTCTAATGATTCTTTGAAAAATAACAATTCGTAAATATCTTTAGACAATTCCTGAAAAAACTCTTCAGCTTTATCACTATATTCAGATTGGAAAAAAGGTTTTAAAGTTTTTATTGGCTTATTAATAAATATGTTGCTGTATTTCCCATCATTTTTGCTTAAACAAAAAACATAATAAGCATACACACCGTCATTAGATAAAACTCCTAACGCTTTATCTATGAACCTTAAAATTTCTTTATCCTTTTGAGAACTGTTTGCTATATCGAAACCCAATTTATTTAATGTATACTCAAGATTATTTTCATTCATTTTTGTCCACCCCCATTAGGGTTATTATTGCTTTCTTCTGATTTACCTTGAGTATCTTTATCACAATTATTTGTATTTTTATCATTAATCTCTAATACAATTCTCCCAAACCCTCTTGTCGTCATACCGCCAATACCTAATGTTTCAAAGAAGTGTTTGGAATCACATAAAGCATTTTTTAGCATGCTATAATTAGGCAGATCCCCGACTTTGTCCGATAACCCATCAAAAACTGATCTATCAAAGATTCTTAAATCTCCATAAAATATTGTCCCTCTTGGTATTGCCTCAGAAGTAAAAAGCGCACCTTCTTTTGCAGCTCCCGTTATTGGATCTATTGAAACAGATGTTCTCACTTCGAGATTAGAGTTAACAATTTGAGAGAATAAGCTTTCAGGGACAATAACAATTTTATCTTCAGTAAGCTC contains:
- a CDS encoding DUF2281 domain-containing protein, coding for MDNTLKKKVIDAIEKLPEDKIAEVIDFIEYLKLKEEKEKMYEEDRDWLDADLADLPDYDWGTNGLPKGKPVKYIPGIGLIVEGGK
- a CDS encoding type II toxin-antitoxin system PemK/MazF family toxin → MTNHIQPGDILLFVFPKNNPKGHEQEGIRPAIVIVPPKENSRYPVTIVIPLTTQSGEWAHNTKLYRKIPAGEGGLPQDSIALIDQVRAMDVRRIKAYIGKVRSDVLEDIKKLLIDLIKEC
- a CDS encoding RAMP superfamily CRISPR-associated protein; amino-acid sequence: MKWYKLIFKQNQPIHIGSVKWGVINETEIFIPGWTMWGALTNQFLRTIGFSEIERAKKLFEHITNFYPAVECEKVRCSNTDPLFPKYEKGDFYLGDYPEEKFKFEFVDTIVSTAIEPLLRSTKDESLHEFEFILPKSKQDISSSKQLYWIGLIGFEDDVIEKAKDFLKISLKIYIGGDSKYGFGELELFSLDELKSEGGNTPEEVKKWDLDEDGHLFLDDNDNSLILKHFFEFSHEVRFEGEVKLLAEFDFTQNNPKVENAGYFVNIGSQIIIDDKNILKNHQLFKGKLIKNR